TTCGTTACCTTACGTCACTATTACGTTCGTTAGAATCTCTCTTGGACGGTTAAGTTTGTTCTcgtgacgatgacgatgatggtgatgatgatgGTTGGTGGTGGTGATGATGTGTGATCGAGGGAGAATGAAAATCAAatcaaatcaaataaaaaaaaaaggaaagaatagAAACAAAGACTCGTTCATTCTCGCTTCGATCGTCTGACGAAAATGAAAAAGCGAATGATGCGCACGCTCGATGAAGACGGGAAAACATAAAAGAAGATCTATTGTATCTAGTATACTTTTCTCTCGATCGGCTGGCTCGATCTCGATCGTAGATTGTGCTAAACACACGATATGCCGACACGTCGCCGAACGTAAACTCGTTGTAAAAGCGTAATTTATCCGAATCGGCGAACGAAATTTGAACGTTCGGTGATGGCGATTCGTTTAtgtgtacatatgtatgtatgtatgtatatataataataaagaagctaaaaaatatatatgtatatatgtgtgtatacgTAACTCTAGCTTATGGCTTACTGCTCTATACAAACTGGAATGTCTTAAGTAACAAAGACAATGGTACATTGCTACTTAATCGTAAACGGCAGAGAGTAACGTTTTTTTAAGTACAACGCTTTATgagcctttttcttttttttcgtacGCCTGTCCCCTCCCCCCGGTTTCACTTATTGTTGTTTTCTATGTTTGTATTGTTCATCGATCCGATAAAAGACGCGAAACATTCGCATCGTGTCCAATAGTCGAATCACAATGATCGATGCACAGAGTTACTCCAAAAAAAGTCTTGcgtgtcaaaaatttttctctcgtGATGTTTGTGTTTGCgtgcgtgtatgtgtgtgtgctgtgggtgagtgtgtatatatatttatatagttCTACTAAACTCTACTTAAAGCCTAGAATTTCACTTGTACTTTATGCTTCGAACGAGAGAGTCAAGCCGAAATAAACAATTGTGTGTCGTACTTATTATGACGGTTCCTGTATCTAGACACACAGGTATGAAAGAAACAGGAAATCAATCGAAACGATACGTGTACGCCGCGCGAATTGGAAACTGATAGAAAGGAGACCGCTTACAAATTAGGAATGAGCCTTGTTCAGTGTTAACATTGAGGTCAGGTTTGTTAGAAGAGGCTGATTAGGATGGTACTTACGTGACGGTATCTTCTTGAATACTGTCTTGGCCATGAAGTCTTGAAAGCGTTGCGCGTAAAAGCCCGGCCGATGCACCGATACCGTGTCCTGCGGAAACAAATCATTCGTTTCATCATTTGCACTCGATTCTGGGTAGGCCGGGtgacttttaaaaaattagaaacattTTGCTTAGTTCAGTATTTGTTTCGCCTATTCTTTTCTACATTTTGAAGTCGAATTTCTGTGTTTTTCGAAAGAGAGGCTCCAGGTCCAgaaacatgaaaatatttttagttaatGTACATGTTTTTGTATACTTTTGTACTttaactaaaaatattttcatgtttcTGGAAATAAAGAAATGTGTAATGTACATGTTTTTGTATACTTTTGTACTTTACACATTTCTTTatatcataaatgcatgaaggtTGCAGTCCAGTTACGGAAAAGTATAGCTTCTTAAGAATCAACAAACAATTGTGTCATTTACGTATAACCAACACGGCAGTGTATTAAACCGAAATGATCTAATCATAAGAGCTAGAGTCTCCTCTTTCGATCAACagacaaaacaaaaagaatgttattaattatttaaataaaggtACAACTTGTGGCCCACTCTACAATCATTTCGCCTATCATATAATAGAAATCGACGATGTTTTTGGCTTTAAATAGTCATCAGTTGGCGAGATTAACAATTAATTTTGCAGTTAGATTGAACATAAATTCCTCTTAACACTCGTCGATCCCTTATCTTACAAACCTAATTTGTCCTTTGGTATCACATTGATACAGTGAGAAATCGTCAATAAACTTATAAACGTAATATAATCGTAATAAACTTTGCAAGCTTTTTCAAAAATGAAAATCCTAGTTAAAATGAGAAGTTCCAAATAGAAGTTGAGAAGTTgaaattaacactttgagtgccacaatttttttactaaatttgaaaatcaacttttactacAATCTattaaaccaaattttattaagttCTACAAGGTGTGAGAATatcataaaaattattgttccgaTAAACTGTTTCTTTCTATTCTTGATCAGTTTCTAGTTTTGATCTTAAGTGACTCTTATGGACATTGACGTGGCACTCTACGTGTTAAACAAAGTATACAGCATACAgagagtaggaataaattacaGAATTAATAGAAAACGTGTCCAATTGTATCAAATTGATATGGGGGACAGAATCGAAGAGTCTCGACCGATATGAGAATTGATGTTACTTACACCGTCGTGTATCATGGATTTCCAAGTGTGCTCGAGCTTTTTCTTAAGCCTGTAACTTTGCAAAATATCAATGATACCGAGGAAGAGTAAGAGGCGTTCGCCGCGAGCATTGCGAGCTGGGATCCCACCTGGACTGCTAGGGAACAGGAATGCaattaaaaatcacgttattAGAGAATCCGTGGTGTAAAGTATCGTAAAGAGGATCGGTAGGCGATACTCACGGTACATCGTCCTCCTCGTCGATCGGCTCGCTTTCGGCCTGGATACTCTCCATAGCGGTACTATGCGCGACCAACCTTTGTCGGTTTATGCTTCGCGATCGGTTCAGAGCTCCagctcctattctatcctctctctccCGTTCTCTTTCCGCTTGAGCAGGCCCTGAAGCATCCCCTGCCACGTCGCCAACCTCTTCGTCGCCGCTGGCCGATAACCTCTGCTCCTGCTGCAACCAAACAATACCATTTTCAATTATTTAGATCTGGCCGTGTATTCTCCAATGGCTACGTATCAACATGAACGacatagaatttcatttccacTTAAAAGAAATTAGTACGTTGAAGAAGTAAGTAGTAAGAAGTTGAGTATAATGTAACAgtgttttatgaattttggcaaCACACTTACCGTCTTTTCTCTCGCCGCCTGATCGAGATTATGGATGCCGACGAGCAGAGAGTAGTCCATGATCTTGAAGCTCTCCAACACCCTGCAGTCTCTCTGGATCGTTTTCACCAAAGCATTGTAGGTGTCCTGTTCCAAGAAGATCCCGTCAGAATGATGCTCCATGAAATCCAAGTCCTTGTACGTCGGAGAAGACTTGGATCTTTCCGTTTTCGACGCCTGAAGAAGAACCATCAACGTCAATAAACATCCCCAATACAACAAACCACTGAGCAATGATACATGAACAatattacctttcgtttgtacgTTGACCCCTTCAAATCGTACTTTTGATGCAGCTTGACCGACGAGGGCAGCAGATTATTCATGGCAACTAATCTAACGTTCTTACTATTACATCGATAGCAATACAACCCGAAGAACTTTGGCAGTAACGTCCTCGGATTTTGATTCAGGTTCTGCGAAAGaatcaaacaaattaaaattcagGAAAACAGGTACCGAACCTGCAGAACAGCTACCtagatttcgatgatttttggatatcttgtagaaatcgatatttcgaacaattttatacagagtgtcccaaaaatgtacttccttgaaaggggtgattcctgaggtcatttgaagtaacttttccctttgcgaaaatgttctccgcggttttgttatggagttattaacgaaaaacaaggaccaatcggagcgcggcttcAGCGGACGAAttctggctcggccaatgcccaCCCTACGATCTTGTGTAGCCGCGCTCTAATTGGCCCACGGAGACGAAGCGTAAGGAATGTgggaatggcgtcgtagaaagggtaaggtagagtgggagacaaatttccagagagagggtaactgtattcccctcaatttccccggtCTGGAGGGGAatcaagacttgtgtccccactctcacttccccttccaccacgctattccccacgcttccgctacggcccggtcacgtgacgagtttcgtctctgtcgttcatactccggtattggcagagaaagggtaactttttcccctcaaatcgtgctccctcccttcatctggcgacactggtggtACCGACAagttttcgcgaatatctcgtaAACTAAGCGAGACCGCCCCTATCGTGCGaagggaaaaattgttcaaaatgttgAGATTTACAACATATCCAAAAATCATCGACATCGGAGGGTAAGCAGCTGTTCTGTAGGTTCATCGAAAACAATCTGCATTTCTCAGTGTCGAATTAGATACCATATAATATCCCGGAAGAAGGGTCTGCAAAAACTCTCCCTCTTTGTGTTGCACAGTCTTTATGATGAACTCGTCATCATCGGTTAGGTAAAAGATGCTCCCACTAGCGCCCGGGTTCGATAATTCGCGTAACGGAGCGCTGCACATCGACATCTGAATATTCAAGCAAGCGATTAGACGTTGTAAACAACGATTAGCATCGTCGATAAGCAGTGAAGGAATTTTAAGCGATTTCGTCGTTGCTTCACCGTTTACACAGAACGAGTCAGCACGTTTTACTCACTAAAAAGTCGTCGGGTTGGATGCCGAAGAGATCTCGAAAGTAGCGAAATGCAATGGGTGCGTAGTTTTTGAACTTAAACTCGGAGAAATGGTGAGCCGGGGTGTGGTTCGAGCCTTCGCTGGGGAAATTCGTCGTTTCGACGGTCATGAAATCCTGCATCAACAAATCACGCTCCGGCTTTGACGCCAGACCGCCCACCGCGTGCTGTATGCCCAATTGTATCGATCCCATGATTTGTGTCGTTTGGATCTACACAAATTCATAATAGAAAATAACAATCAATTTGCAACGTTCCATACAAAGTTCAGAGGAAGCCAAAATTCTAATGCAATTACAGATAAAAGTGAAGAACTACTTTGCTCGAGCAACGAATCACTATTCAGCTCTATTCTCAAATAATTGACAAACTACAATCAATATTATAATACCGTTACAACAAATAGCAATACCGTTACAATGAATAATATTATTACTTCAAGATGATTTTTACCGTAAAGAGAAGATGAATGATTCATTAAATAGCGAAAAAattctgcagattttatgcacttatgacataTTAAGCAGCAGGAAGATTcagaaaatttaagaatattatttccaacttgcAACAATCAGTAAaagaagaggaaacttttaTCTGATTTGttgcaattaataaaaattttattttgcataaggatctgCAGTGTCTAGCAATGAATAATattgatgactagactgcggatttatatgCAACATAAAActtgtctgtattaattgcaagatgcagCTACAtaaacgtttatttattttcttaataattgcaattagcaataaaatattacagtattttcaaattcctTAGATGTTGCATGTTCGtcgaaaatgcataaaatctgcagggCATTGCTAGCGATGGATATTCGATAAAGAATGGCCAACAAGTTTCTCGTTACTCAAAATATTTCATCACGTTGGGAAGTTTCTTGGAGACTTTCTTTTAAAGTACATGCATTAGAGTTACGTTCGCCCCAACACCCTCTGTTCCTGCTAGAATTTCTTTTCCATCTGAAGCGAATCGATTAACGTTCTTGCAGAATTCAATACTTCACCTTTTTGTACGTGATTTCACCTCCCACCCCAACTCTTCTGTGGCCAATCTTTCTTTCTCGCTCCGACTTGTTCCTCGACACCCCCGCAGGGGTTTTGAGCCCCGTGGTGCCATGCTGTGTTACCGAGCTCTGCAAACAGTACAATACAATTACGACGGCTGTTCTAGCAGTGATGCTTGCCAGTCGAAATTCAAGTCTACAAAAGAAGCTTTCTCCTGGAGGTCTTATCATCTCCGTTGATTACCACCAcctcaacccccccccccccccccacttaaTACCTTGATTGCGCTGAACAGGTCAAGTTAACCTCTCTACGATGCTATTTCAATTCGTGGGGTTGCTGCTACCTGTGGCAGAGTTTGCAGTATATTCGTCGCAGGAATACTGTGACAAGTGACAGCAAGTTTGGGGCCACTAATTGTGATTGATGACGCTACTTGATTTTCGTGGTTTGCATCGGTGCGGTGCAGGATACGTAAGTTCATTGTTCAACCCTTAGCCCTCGAGTGACGACTCTGAGCCGCCACTAGAAATGActgtatcattatccaaaatactttttacattattcaatttgtttatgtttaaccctccgtatgcagCCTGGGtcactcttgaatttctttctttccaacatttattttttcctattaaTGCTTTTAACATTTTGCGTTCCAAcgtttatgtataaaaataagGCCTTCAAGGCCTAAAAAGAATAAGCTGTCACAAAAACGACCCAGTATGCAGACAATTCGAATTAACATTTTATGTAGCAGAAAAAATTTGTTAGCGACTGTGGTTTATTTAGATTTCGTAgatttaataattcgaataACATGTGACAAGGAGGGAAGGTCTCGCATTACACGTGCTCAGGGGTAGTTTTCACCCTTCACCCAGCATTACTCATATGGGGTGTGGTAAACCCTAATAGATTTATTTCATGGAACTGTTGGTATACGGTGAACATTACGTGTAATGGTAGACCATCTGTTTATACCATATTGTCACTTTTAGGTGATTCTAGTTTAAAAAATaagcaaaaaatttgtttctttcatTTCACACATTTCGTATAACTAACAATTTAATTTGAAAGAAAGGTGCCCGAGTAATAGCGTAAATATCGTTGATCTAAGCCACAGTTTCTTAACGGGGGCGTTGAAAAGATTTAGAAAgcgttaaaatttttgttttagtTGCTTTATTACATGTACTTCTGATCTAACTTTGCAAGTGCTTAAAAGTTTCTATAGATTCAAATCTATagatcaataaaaaaaaaagaattgatgTTGATTATGAACGAAATGCATTGCAGAGTTTAATCTGCTGATGGCGAacttgggtccattttgacccagggTTCTCATTCCATCCAAATTCTAACAGTCAACTTAAATTATTACctacttatacagggtgtcccacataaatgggaacacctaaatatctttcgtatttacagtcctatcagaaaacttcagaggacaaagtgacactattgcagggggctattttaatggtgaagaaaaaaattttttatgtcgtgttttttaatgaaatttcaaggtgaccgatgtttttttaaatggaatagtatatttttttacgatagcatgatagacaataaaaaactgaattaagtggataccacctttttgaccttgaaacgaccttgagcaagaataatcatgttgaagcggatgaaatgtggaagtttaaaacttacgtgtttcagcaaagattgcgcgttgtttacgtcgggttgacctttacatatgaTAGTAAATGCTCGAAATGTTGACCATCCTCATTTATGCAATGTCgcaatcttttaataaatgatctGTAGGCATTGTCGATTTCCTGAGACGTAATTGAAGCACATGCTGCAGTAATCCTTTGCCGCATATCCTCTGGCGTTGTGGGTTTATTTTTGTACACAATACATTTTATCTTGCTCCATACATAAAAGTCCAATGGTGTCAGATCCGGAGAACGGGCTGGCCATGGAATTAGTCCTCGTCGCCCACTCCAGCGTCCAGGAGATTTCGTATTTAGCACCGTTCTAGCAACTTTAGAATAATGCGCTGGACAACCATCATGTTGAAACCGCATGCGCTCCCGATCGAATAACGTAATTCTTCTAAAAGACCCGACAACTCCTGGCGTAAAAATGCAGCATACTTTATACCAGTAAGAGTTCCTTGTATAAAGTACGGGCCTATTATTGGCCTCCTTTTTTTTACATAAACATACGCTGTTTActatgaaaactatttcgaacatttattatgatatgtataggtcaacccgacgtaaacaacgcgcaatctttgctgaaacacgtaagttttaaacttccacatttcatccgcttcaacatgattattcttgctcaaggtcatttcaaggtcaaaaaggtggtatccactaaattcagttttttattacCCTTCGACAGAAATAAAAGGATCGATGAAAGTAAGCAAAAGAGTAGActgaacaatatttaaaaaaaaaataaatacgtaAAATTTATTCACGAGGATTTGCATGGAACTAGTTTATGACTTCTCTAGCTTATGAATGAACCCTTCGCAAATGGAAGTTGGATCAGTCCAGGATCCAAGCAAAAGCCATTCACGTTAACGTCTACGATCCCATTCAGCCACTATTCTATTTCAAAATTCAACGAGCTTGGGCAATTCGACGGACAGTCCGATGACACAGTTCGTGACCATTTATCGGCAAGAAGACAAACATAAGAGGAAGCAGTTACGCGTCATCCGAATGAATAATTAGACGACTATTCTAGTCTCTCGCCGCTGTCTATCTAGCTCGCGACGATCACGCTGTCTTATTTACCACGCTTAGTCGGTgctcgtttttttttatcgctcgCGTAACTTTTCCTCAGAAAACCGATTCACCTTGTTAAAGTTGGTGTTCGCGATAAGAGGTACATTTCGCTCGTCGTCAACGCGCAGTCTTTATATCAAAGTCTACTTTTCAAATTctaattaagtaatttttatcgtGGTACGTTCAGTTTCGTTTTATCAATTTCGGTTCCATCAATCGAGTAATTTTGATTTTCTGTGGAAGACCTTTGTGGTAGTGATCTGGCAATTAATCGAATTCGATTCATCGAATAGTATACTAAAAATAATACTTGTAAAGGATTAAAGAAATTCTTTAAATTGCTAGACTCTACAACAATTATGAAGAGTGTGCAAATGATTGATttgaaactttaaaattgaATACCTGCTGTCTCCAAAGCGACGACATTCGTTCTCAAAAgagtaaagaaatttttaaaatcgctAGTCGCTGTGTTTCATCTGTGTGAAAGCTTGGGCAATTCTGAAAAATGTGCAAATTTTTGAATCACCGAAGGAGGGGAACGAGCAAAATTGCTGTCATATAGAATTATGCTCAAATGTGTGTTGCAGTTTTCGAAGTTGTTCGGATCGGAGCGAAAAGATAGGGAACGCTGCTTATCGAATCGCGAAAGACGCGCGCGCGTAATCGCTCGTAATCTCACGTCACGATCTTCGTCACCGTATCGACGACGACAGATTGATTAACGCCACTCCCGTGTGAAAATAGATTGCGATTCCGCTGAATGAGCCGACGGGCGACGCGTTCGGCCGACCATTGACAGGAAATTAAAAGGAATCGATACAGCCTGTGTCTCTGT
The genomic region above belongs to Halictus rubicundus isolate RS-2024b chromosome 17, iyHalRubi1_principal, whole genome shotgun sequence and contains:
- the Pip5k59b gene encoding phosphatidylinositol 4-phosphate 5-kinase 59B isoform X6; translated protein: MASGDNVDVIEVVETSFTGPAQTADDHLRPELTADDDNKSTGDKVTALDSSVTQHGTTGLKTPAGVSRNKSERERKIGHRRVGVGGEITYKKIQTTQIMGSIQLGIQHAVGGLASKPERDLLMQDFMTVETTNFPSEGSNHTPAHHFSEFKFKNYAPIAFRYFRDLFGIQPDDFLMSMCSAPLRELSNPGASGSIFYLTDDDEFIIKTVQHKEGEFLQTLLPGYYMNLNQNPRTLLPKFFGLYCYRCNSKNVRLVAMNNLLPSSVKLHQKYDLKGSTYKRKASKTERSKSSPTYKDLDFMEHHSDGIFLEQDTYNALVKTIQRDCRVLESFKIMDYSLLVGIHNLDQAAREKTQEQRLSASGDEEVGDVAGDASGPAQAEREREREDRIGAGALNRSRSINRQRLVAHSTAMESIQAESEPIDEEDDVPSPGGIPARNARGERLLLFLGIIDILQSYRLKKKLEHTWKSMIHDGDTVSVHRPGFYAQRFQDFMAKTVFKKIPSLDLPGIKGNHRKFRNLVTSYIALKHTPPKRKSIGGPFRPMDDDFVSTVTPTDPMISTTSTAVSAGSAPIATSTPVNFASGPVSPPPLTLASGPAHQEPVQASSTASKANANASYPAVLKGRTAASPPNPNLVPSGKVPPPVPPRGTGQSRARSSEEHRGPGTATSTSSITSSRGGTLPSTCSTPPPPFDDAVRSNDQTLASGGQLQQGTPTTNLTSSLSSAHSKQNKVVHHVTLTKTYHDAVSISDVHLESSGSGSGSGGRETKSSLSVESGGSSRGGGGLTWTPPAGSNEGSTPTWTEGTPSYTESSSSGDAGCPTTPIRGSQRQEDGGKIAATVEEALASLTTEMRRTSDTAMDHVEQRSSLSMYRQVRTSFKRVIANHVPVMRSRQTVYVVVDRKP
- the Pip5k59b gene encoding phosphatidylinositol 4-phosphate 5-kinase 59B isoform X9; the protein is MASGDNVDVIEVVETSFTGPAQTADDHLRPELTADDDNKSTGDKVTALDSSVTQHGTTGLKTPAGVSRNKSERERKIGHRRVGVGGEITYKKIQTTQIMGSIQLGIQHAVGGLASKPERDLLMQDFMTVETTNFPSEGSNHTPAHHFSEFKFKNYAPIAFRYFRDLFGIQPDDFLMSMCSAPLRELSNPGASGSIFYLTDDDEFIIKTVQHKEGEFLQTLLPGYYMNLNQNPRTLLPKFFGLYCYRCNSKNVRLVAMNNLLPSSVKLHQKYDLKGSTYKRKASKTERSKSSPTYKDLDFMEHHSDGIFLEQDTYNALVKTIQRDCRVLESFKIMDYSLLVGIHNLDQAAREKTQEQRLSASGDEEVGDVAGDASGPAQAEREREREDRIGAGALNRSRSINRQRLVAHSTAMESIQAESEPIDEEDDVPSPGGIPARNARGERLLLFLGIIDILQSYRLKKKLEHTWKSMIHDGDTVSVHRPGFYAQRFQDFMAKTVFKKIPSPLKHTPPKRKSIGGPFRPMDDDFVSTVTPTDPMISTTSTAVSAGSAPIATSTPVNFASGPVSPPPLTLASGPAHQEPVQASSTASKANANASYPAVLKGRTAASPPNPNLVPSGKVPPPVPPRGTGQSRARSSEEHRGPGTATSTSSITSSRGGTLPSTCSTPPPPFDDAVRSNDQTLASGGQLQQGTPTTNLTSSLSSAHSKQNKVVHHVTLTKTYHDAVSISDVHLESSGSGSGSGGRETKSSLSVESGGSSRGGGGLTWTPPAGSNEGSTPTWTEGTPSYTESSSSGDAGCPTTPIRGSQRQEDGGKIAATVEEALASLTTEMRRTSDTAMDHVEQRSSLSMYRQVRTSFKRVIANHVPVMRSRQTVYVVVDRKP
- the Pip5k59b gene encoding phosphatidylinositol 4-phosphate 5-kinase 59B isoform X8, which translates into the protein MASGDNVDVIEVVETSFTGPAQTADDHLRPELTADDDNKSTGDKVTALDSSVTQHGTTGLKTPAGVSRNKSERERKIGHRRVGVGGEITYKKIQTTQIMGSIQLGIQHAVGGLASKPERDLLMQDFMTVETTNFPSEGSNHTPAHHFSEFKFKNYAPIAFRYFRDLFGIQPDDFLMSMCSAPLRELSNPGASGSIFYLTDDDEFIIKTVQHKEGEFLQTLLPGYYMNLNQNPRTLLPKFFGLYCYRCNSKNVRLVAMNNLLPSSVKLHQKYDLKGSTYKRKASKTERSKSSPTYKDLDFMEHHSDGIFLEQDTYNALVKTIQRDCRVLESFKIMDYSLLVGIHNLDQAAREKTQEQRLSASGDEEVGDVAGDASGPAQAEREREREDRIGAGALNRSRSINRQRLVAHSTAMESIQAESEPIDEEDDVPPGGIPARNARGERLLLFLGIIDILQSYRLKKKLEHTWKSMIHDGDTVSVHRPGFYAQRFQDFMAKTVFKKIPSPLKHTPPKRKSIGGPFRPMDDDFVSTAVPTTGSTTMHATSPTKAVTPTDPMISTTSTAVSAGSAPIATSTPVNFASGPVSPPPLTLASGPAHQEPVQASSTASKANANASYPAVLKGRTAASPPNPNLVPSGKVPPPVPPRGTGQSRARSSEEHRGPGTATSTSSITSSRGGTLPSTCSTPPPPFDDAVRSNDQTLASGGQLQQGTPTTNLTSSLSSAHSKQNKVVHHVTLTKTYHDAVSISDVHLESSGSGSGSGGRETKSSLSVESGGSSRGGGGLTWTPPAGSNEGSTPTWTEGTPSYTESSSSGDAGCPTTPIRGSQRQEDGGKIAATVEEALASLTTEMRRTSDTAMDHVEQRSSLSMYRQVRTSFKRVIANHVPVMRSRQTVYVVVDRKP
- the Pip5k59b gene encoding phosphatidylinositol 4-phosphate 5-kinase 59B isoform X11, which produces MASGDNVDVIEVVETSFTGPAQTADDHLRPELTADDDNKSTGDKVTALDSSVTQHGTTGLKTPAGVSRNKSERERKIGHRRVGVGGEITYKKIQTTQIMGSIQLGIQHAVGGLASKPERDLLMQDFMTVETTNFPSEGSNHTPAHHFSEFKFKNYAPIAFRYFRDLFGIQPDDFLMSMCSAPLRELSNPGASGSIFYLTDDDEFIIKTVQHKEGEFLQTLLPGYYMNLNQNPRTLLPKFFGLYCYRCNSKNVRLVAMNNLLPSSVKLHQKYDLKGSTYKRKASKTERSKSSPTYKDLDFMEHHSDGIFLEQDTYNALVKTIQRDCRVLESFKIMDYSLLVGIHNLDQAAREKTQEQRLSASGDEEVGDVAGDASGPAQAEREREREDRIGAGALNRSRSINRQRLVAHSTAMESIQAESEPIDEEDDVPSPGGIPARNARGERLLLFLGIIDILQSYRLKKKLEHTWKSMIHDGDTVSVHRPGFYAQRFQDFMAKTVFKKIPSLDLPGIKGNHRKFRNLVTSYIALKHTPPKRKSIGGPFRPMDDDFVSTAVPTTGSTTMHATSPTKAVTPTDPMISTTSTAVSAGSAPIATSTPVNFASGPVSPPPLTLASGPAHQEPVQASSTASKANANASYPAVLKGRTAASPPNPNLVPSGKVPPPVPPRGTGQSRARSSEEHRGPGTATSTSSITSSRGGTLPSTCSTPPPPFDDAVRSNDQTLASGGQLQQGTPTTNLTSSLSSAHSKQNKVVHHVTLTKTYHDAVSISDVHLESSGSGSGSGGRETKSSLSVESGGSSRGGGGLTWTPPAGSNEGSTPTWTEGTPSYTESSSSGDAGCPTTPIRGSQRQEDGGKIAATVEEALASLTTEMEILQRE
- the Pip5k59b gene encoding phosphatidylinositol 4-phosphate 5-kinase 59B isoform X13, with amino-acid sequence MASGDNVDVIEVVETSFTGPAQTADDHLRPELTADDDNKSTGDKVTALDSSVTQHGTTGLKTPAGVSRNKSERERKIGHRRVGVGGEITYKKIQTTQIMGSIQLGIQHAVGGLASKPERDLLMQDFMTVETTNFPSEGSNHTPAHHFSEFKFKNYAPIAFRYFRDLFGIQPDDFLMSMCSAPLRELSNPGASGSIFYLTDDDEFIIKTVQHKEGEFLQTLLPGYYMNLNQNPRTLLPKFFGLYCYRCNSKNVRLVAMNNLLPSSVKLHQKYDLKGSTYKRKASKTERSKSSPTYKDLDFMEHHSDGIFLEQDTYNALVKTIQRDCRVLESFKIMDYSLLVGIHNLDQAAREKTQEQRLSASGDEEVGDVAGDASGPAQAEREREREDRIGAGALNRSRSINRQRLVAHSTAMESIQAESEPIDEEDDVPSPGGIPARNARGERLLLFLGIIDILQSYRLKKKLEHTWKSMIHDGDTVSVHRPGFYAQRFQDFMAKTVFKKIPSLDLPGIKGNHRKFRNLVTSYIALKHTPPKRKSIGGPFRPMDDDFVSTAVPTTGSTTMHATSPTKAGGTLPSTCSTPPPPFDDAVRSNDQTLASGGQLQQGTPTTNLTSSLSSAHSKQNKVVHHVTLTKTYHDAVSISDVHLESSGSGSGSGGRETKSSLSVESGGSSRGGGGLTWTPPAGSNEGSTPTWTEGTPSYTESSSSGDAGCPTTPIRGSQRQEDGGKIAATVEEALASLTTEMRRTSDTAMDHVEQRSSLSMYRQVRTSFKRVIANHVPVMRSRQTVYVVVDRKP
- the Pip5k59b gene encoding phosphatidylinositol 4-phosphate 5-kinase 59B isoform X14 encodes the protein MASGDNVDVIEVVETSFTGPAQTADDHLRPELTADDDNKSTGDKVTALDSSVTQHGTTGLKTPAGVSRNKSERERKIGHRRVGVGGEITYKKIQTTQIMGSIQLGIQHAVGGLASKPERDLLMQDFMTVETTNFPSEGSNHTPAHHFSEFKFKNYAPIAFRYFRDLFGIQPDDFLMSMCSAPLRELSNPGASGSIFYLTDDDEFIIKTVQHKEGEFLQTLLPGYYMNLNQNPRTLLPKFFGLYCYRCNSKNVRLVAMNNLLPSSVKLHQKYDLKGSTYKRKASKTERSKSSPTYKDLDFMEHHSDGIFLEQDTYNALVKTIQRDCRVLESFKIMDYSLLVGIHNLDQAAREKTQEQRLSASGDEEVGDVAGDASGPAQAEREREREDRIGAGALNRSRSINRQRLVAHSTAMESIQAESEPIDEEDDVPSPGGIPARNARGERLLLFLGIIDILQSYRLKKKLEHTWKSMIHDGDTVSVHRPGFYAQRFQDFMAKTVFKKIPSLDLPGIKGNHRKFRNLVTSYIALKHTPPKRKSIGGPFRPMDDDFVSTGGTLPSTCSTPPPPFDDAVRSNDQTLASGGQLQQGTPTTNLTSSLSSAHSKQNKVVHHVTLTKTYHDAVSISDVHLESSGSGSGSGGRETKSSLSVESGGSSRGGGGLTWTPPAGSNEGSTPTWTEGTPSYTESSSSGDAGCPTTPIRGSQRQEDGGKIAATVEEALASLTTEMRRTSDTAMDHVEQRSSLSMYRQVRTSFKRVIANHVPVMRSRQTVYVVVDRKP